The following proteins are encoded in a genomic region of Magnolia sinica isolate HGM2019 chromosome 1, MsV1, whole genome shotgun sequence:
- the LOC131245824 gene encoding lysine-specific demethylase JMJ18-like isoform X4, translating to MVTECIRNCFTKEYQEISSCGNFTLDTPFNIGRMPDDAALISQNEAEATADELQQIQMTAGTSGRDEVKVTRCLRRRVCTDYGIFDSCCDEESDHDQSAKVSARWRPKEACRPIIDEAPVFYPNEEEFKDTLGYIARIRQKAEPYGICRIVPPPSWKPPCPLKEKVIWERAKFATRVQKVDKLQNREPMRKKSRNRIQRKRKRRRRSRMGPTRRRNSSDVSEVNESVASDTDEKFGFQSGSDFTLDSFQKYADDFKEQYFGTKEDNQNLNSSSSEADKRWKPSVEDIEGEYWRIVEKPTEEIEVLYGADLETGVFASGFPKATLSNETDPDQYVMSGWNLNNFPRLPGSVLSFERGDISGVLVPWLYVGMCFSSFCWHVEDHHLYSLNYLHWGDPKLWYGVPGSSATKLEDAMRKCLPDLFEEQPDLLHELVTQLSPSVLKSEGVPVYRAVQHSGEFVLTFPRAYHSGFNCGFNCAEAVNVAPFDWLPHGQCAVELYSEQCRKTSVSHDKLLLGAAWEAIKALSELLLLGRNNPENVRWQSVCGKDGLLTNAIKTRVGMEQERRESLPIAQARNMDRNFDSTHERECVSCFYDLHLSAVGCECSPDRFACLKHARLLCSCEPSRRFFLFRYDMDALHALVKGLEGEASALHRCASEDVGLVHLHSHGPPLEKVDDPMLASVSDCMDVLESTAQESQRPLIGIDVMDADISKQDVESGTSGDDACLERCENSACSRGVAELPDMNEACKSEHHDSSEVIQSNWKGPDSSCASNVKIEGGILKPGALNLRHCQLLREEASCKELSSIGDNVLILSNDDGEAGHVWCLDLNLDEPSMEHRSGTCQISAGCDYKVSIQSVVKKEQSETSDMLRRVYFSQSEAAAVNSCGWDETQREYDFIKRCNMPIVQISDFDSLALLHHPAKLASSIVIPERNSNGASCSKDAEFPCTSTEYKLFGIDLRPQQSCLPAPLMCGFNTDNGQQGSCLIEPNSQTHQQSDAVVSQSSETEKVHRRLNYHVEPLNFGTVMPGRQWCSRKAIFPKGFRSRVRYFNVLDPTRISCYISEVLDAGLLGPLFKS from the exons ATGGTGACAGAATGCATTCGGAATTGCTTCACGAAAGAATATCAGGAAATTTCAAGTTGCGGAAATTTCACCTTAGATACACCTTTTAACATTGGAAGGATGCCCGACGATGCTGCATTAATTTCTCAAAATGAAGCAGAAGCTACAGCTGATGAGCTGCAACAGATACAAATGACTGCCGGGACCAGTGGTCGTGATGAAGTAAAGGTCACGCGGTGTCTCAGGCGCAGAGTGTGTACAGATTATGGGATATTTGATAGTTGCTGCGATGAGGAGTCGGATCATGATCAGTCTGCTAAG GTGTCTGCTAGATGGCGGCCAAAAGAAGCATGTAGGCCCATCATAGACGAAGCTCCTGTATTTTATCCAAATGAGGAG GAATTTAAAGATACGCTTGGTTACATTGCAAGAATACGGCAGAAAGCGGAGCCGTATGGTATATGTCGGATTGTGCCGCCACCTTCTTGGAAGCCACCTTGCCCTTTGAAAGAGAAGGTCATATGGGAGAGAGCCAAGTTTGCTACTCGGGTCCAAAAGGTTGACAAGCTTCAAAATAGGGAGCCAATGAGGAAGAAGTCCCGGAACCGGATTCAGAGGAAGAGGAAGCGGAGAAGGCGCTCAAGGATGGGACCCACTCGCAGGCGTAACAGTTCAGATGTTTCTGAAGTCAATGAAAGTGTCGCTTCTGACACTGATGAAAAGTTTGGATTCCAGTCGGGTTCGGACTTCACGCTTGATTCTTTCCAAAAATATGCCGATGATTTCAAAGAGCAATATTTCGGTACAAAAGAAGATAACCAGAACTTGAATTCTAGCAGCAGTGAAGCTGACAAGAGGTGGAAGCCTTCAGTGGAGGATATTGAAGGCGAATATTGGCGGATTGTTGAGAAGCCAACGGAGGAGATTGAG gTACTTTATGGTGCTGATCTGGAAACTGGAGTTTTTGCAAGTGGCTTTCCTAAAGCAACCTTGTCAAATGAAACTGACCCAGATCAATATGTGATGTCGGGTTGGAATTTAAACAACTTTCCACGGCTTCCCGGGTCCGTGCTATCTTTTGAAAGAGGGGATATCTCCGGAGTGTTAGTGCCGTGGCTATATGTAGGGATGTGCTTTTCTTCATTTTGTTGG CATGTTGAGGACCATCACCTCTATTCACTGAACTATTTGCACTGGGGGGATCCGAAACTATGGTATGGGGTCCCTGGCAGCAGTGCAACGAAATTGGAGGATGCCATGAGAAAGTGTCTACCGGATTTGTTCGAAGAACAACCTGATTTACTTCATGAACTG GTAACGCAGCTGTCTCCTTCAGTTCTAAAATCTGAGGGTGTTCCTGTTTATCGTGCCGTTCAGCATTCCGGGGAGTTTGTTCTTACTTTTCCAAGGGCATACCATTCTGGCTTCAACTGTGGCTTCAATTGCGCGGAGGCTGTGAATGTCGCCCCATTTGATTGGTTACCTCATGGTCAATGTGCTGTCGAGCTTTACAGTGAACAATGTCGTAAGACATCTGTGTCTCATGATAAACTGCTACTAGGCGCTGCCTGGGAAGCCATTAAGGCACTCTCGGAGCTGCTTCTACTTGGGAGGAACAACCCAGAAAATGTGAGATGGCAAAGTGTTTGTGGGAAGGACGGATTACTTACCAATGCAATTAAG ACACGAGTCGGGATGGAACAGGAAAGAAGAGAATCTCTTCCTATTGCACAGGCCAGGAACATGGACAGAAACTTTGATTCAACACACGAGAGAGAATGTGTCTCATGCTTTTATGATTTACACCTATCTGCTGTGGGCTGTGAATGCTCTCCTGATCGCTTTGCATGCTTGAAGCATGCGAGACTACTCTGTTCCTGTGAACCAAGCCGAAGGTTTTTCCTCTTCCGCTACGATATGGATGCATTACATGCTCTTGTGAAAGGTTTAGAAGGGGAAGCAAGCGCGTTACACCGTTGCGCATCAGAGGACGTTGGATTGGTTCATTTGCATTCTCATGGACCACCATTGGAGAAAGTGGATGACCCCATGTTGGCATCTGTATCTGATTGCATGGATGTTTTGGAGAGCACTGCACAAGAATCGCAGAGACCATTGATAGGCATTGATGTTATGGATGCTGACATCTCTAAACAGGATGTGGAAAGCGGCACATCCGGAGATGATGCCTGTCTTGAAAGGTGTGAAAATTCAGCTTGCTCCCGAGGAGTAGCAGAATTACCCGATATGAATGAAGCATGCAAGTCCGAGCATCATGATTCTTCAGAAGTCATTCAATCAAACTGGAAAGGCCCTGATAGTTCATGTGCATCGAATGTCAAGATAGAAGGTGGGATTTTGAAACCAGGTGCTTTGAATTTGCGGCATTGTCAGCTTTTGCGAGAGGAAGCTAGTTGCAAGGAGTTATCGTCAATAGGGGACAATGTTTTGATACTTAGCAATGACGATGGTGAAGCAGGCCACGTGTGGTGTCTTGATCTAAATCTTGATGAGCCATCCATGGAACATAGAAGTGGGACATGCCAAATATCTGCAGGTTGCGACTATAAAGTCTCTATTCAATCTGTTGTTAAGAAGGAACAATCTGAGACTTCGGATATGCTAAGACGGGTATACTTCTCACAATCCGAAGCTGCTGCTGTTAACAGTTGCGGATGGGATGAAACCCAAAGGGAGTATGATTTCATCAAAAGATGCAATATGCCTATTGTGCAAATCTCTGATTTCGACTCATTGGCTTTGCTACATCATCCTGCCAAGTTAGCTTCTTCAATTGTTATTCCTGAAAGAAATTCAAATGGGGCGTCGTGTTCTAAGGATGCTGAATTCCCTTGCACATCTACAGAGTATAAGCTGTTTGGCATTGATCTTCGGCCTCAGCAGTCATGTTTACCTGCACCTTTGATGTGTGGATTTAATACGGATAATGGGCAACAGGGATCTTGCTTGATCGAACCGAATAGTCAAACCCATCAACAATCGGATGCTGTTGTATCCCAGTCTAGTGAAACAGAAAAGGTACACCGTAGATTGAATTACCATGTCGAGCCTTTGAATTTCGGAACTGTGATGCCTGGAAGGCAATGGTGCAGTAGAAAAGCCATATTCCCAAAAG GATTCAGAAGTCGAGTGAGGTACTTTAATGTGCTTGATCCCACTCGTATCTCTTGCTATATCTCAGAAGTATTGGATGCAGGACTCCTTGGGCCTCTGTTTAAG